In Pygocentrus nattereri isolate fPygNat1 chromosome 3, fPygNat1.pri, whole genome shotgun sequence, the DNA window TTTGCACCAGAATCTTTTGCAAGCCTTGTCAGTGGTAACCCATTTATCAAgacattaattattaatgagCTGGCTATCTTTTCCTACTTTATTAAGCAGTTAATTGAGTATTTTCCAGACACTTTTATTTGAGCATTATACAGTGATGTAGTACTTAAACTTTAACAACATGAATGAATGGTTTGGTCTTTTCATGAACTTTTAAAGAGAACTTGTACCTTCTTTTTCTTGAGACCAGTGGAGCGCAGCacaattttatttctatttttgtttttctcttttgtccCATGAGAACACAACTacacaaagagaaagacatTTTAAACCAGAAGCAGTAACTGCACTTTACTGTGCTGCATTCACCATTAATAATGCAGGAATAAGCAGCCTATTCATTAGTAGTTATTAGCTTGATGTGGtaatttaaaaagatgtttaacATGCAAATAAATTTCATGctagtaattattattatacaatCCTATCCGGcctgcaaaagtattttaattttctattaatattagcccatttcacaatgcattgcactacagtccccagcatgcactgcagcatgACTCTCCTACCCTAACGACAGCGTATGGGACAATGGTTACACCTCATTTCTACACAATTCggcacaattccacaccagtcatatcaccaaaatgtatttcagccacagttcaaccaatataaacacattAGCTCAGCAGCTCGGAGCCCAAGTCTTAAAGAAAGCAGACGAgttgtctagttcaagcaaataagTAGGTTTAAAAGGCAGTGACATTTAAATTTTGAGTATGTCAAGTggccatgtaatatttcaaggtctattagtttctgtatttcactgttgaagtttttgttatagcacaacattaattaaaaatgaaataaaaacatttttctctggcccacagatttgatgagattttttaatatggccctttttaatatggagtttgacacccctgccttAGGCTCTACAGACCTGTCAGCAGGTCCAGACTCCCTTAACTACATgcacagcagtttttttttagaatttgttaataagccttaagattaataactgaccaagTCTTATTATAAGTCTATGGTTCAAGGGgttaaaacattacaaaatcatgctctctctctctctcactgacctCCCCCATTCGCTCACTTCATACTGTGTGGTCCGGATTCCAGTCAGGGCTATAAGAGGGGAGAGGGTAATGGGGGGTGGGGGCATGTGGGCTTCCTAGCACCATTAGCAGCAGAAACAACACATACCCAACCAGTGAGATCATCACCCAGTAATGGCTGTGAAATGTGGGAGGCTCGTCAAGTCTCCAAATGATCAGAGCCTTTCAGACTGGACAGAACACAATAGGCAAACAAAGGCTTTcattcataaaaaataaaaagcctcaaagaaaacttttcaaaTGTTTAACACAAATGATCCTTCACATGTCTGTTTTCGTTGCCTTCGTCATTTTCAGTATATTCTTTAGTGGGAGGGAGATCTTGTTTCTGTCCCTCTAGCAGATGTTTCGCAGTGAAGGAGGAAGGAATGTGAGACTTCAAAGTGATAAGAAACCAAATACGCCTTTGGGGACAAGGCCTTCTTTTTGAGGGAACCCTGCTTATAGTTTCTGCCAGGAGAGTGGAGCTGTTTCTTTACCAGACCAGGCAGAGTTTTAGGTCTACAATTCGATTTTAGAACTTCTGGAATTTTATTTTCTAGATTTCATGTGTGCCTTATTACAAACCAGCAGAATGCAGAACTAGGGCTGGATTCATTAAAACTTGTGAAAAAAACTTGCGAAGGTCCTCAGGACAAACTCAAAGAAGTTCATaagaatgggcctcattcatcagtATCTTCCTAGGTTTTTCTTAAAttaaaggtcctaagaaaaagtctccgTCACATTTGTGACCCTAAACTGCAGAAATGCTCACAcgtttgtgctcttgagtgtgtatagattctgttcttacctaataACAAATTGctaataagaaaacattgctgAATGTAAGAATGCTTTGAAAACTGTAAATGgattttaagaagaaacttcttcttgagaatggttggtgaatggcACCCAATGTTCTTCAATGcaatttccaaaaacattaaaaataaaaataaaattaaaaaaaaaacttacgaAGTTCTCAAATTCTCTTAAGATAatcttaattattattactaactTTTTAGagaaaatctttgttttcttaTGTATGCTCTGCTGCATTTTACCATGTACCATAAACAACATGagatacattttgaatttgtatgAACTGTTTTGCCTGTTATTTAGTTTAATCTACTAAAGAGGACAGcaaatgaaggaaaaacatcaaaaccaGCATTTGAAATTTTTTAGCACACAAGAACAGGACGTGATGGTGCAAGAAATAGCCAATAGGATAAAAAATACTCATTGGAAAATATGATAGTTGTGGGGTGACAGATTATGATGGGCGGTAGTAACAGAGACAGtgtccactttaaatttagatGCCAACCATGTGAACCCTTACAGCCTAAGACAAGTGTAAGGCTTTCGTAAGGTTTAAGAACATGATATTTTCAAGAATACCACTTGTTCTTAGAATAATTCTTAAGAAAATAGTTATGAAAGGATAAGTCCATTCATAACAATTTGAAGAATAAAAATTTCTCATAACTTTTCTTCTTTAGAATGAAGTtaagaaaaaacagaatttttatTGAGACACTTTCATGAACCCGGCCCCAGAAGGCCATTCTATGTTCTAAAACAAAGGTGTCAGAAAGATTTCGTCATGAGGAACCTTTTCAAAATTTAAAGCACCTCCGCATAATATAAGATTCTATAAAGATCCCTTAAACTGTCAAAGTTTcttcactcacacatctcatttacatacattattcTTTAATGAACTAATTTTTTTCCTATGGCATTGCCCCACAAGTCAAAGATCCCTTTCGTAGTATTATATAGAACCCATGTTGCTAAGAGTGTACCTGTCTAATCTCTTGTTGGTTGGTACATTACTACAATTACTTAGTATTTCCCATAAATATCTCtacaaaaaataaactttaaaacaaacaaacaagaaaacaatgaTCATAAAAGGAAGCGTGAGTTGAGTTACTTCTTCATTCTTCTGTTCATGATGCTGACACACCTTCCACGGGTTTCTGCGTGGGAAGAAAGATCAAATTCCTTCCAGTGAAGTGTAATATTTAACCAGCTTTGTTCATTCACAACAATTTTTAATGAACAGCCTAAAGGCAATGTATAGTTAATGTCTAgttgctgttgaaacaaaatcTAATTTCTCCAAttgttttacttcatttaaaactccagctaccatttacactgtgtcaaaatgtaatgacgaatggaccaaaggaaacagtCAAGAATGACTTTGTTGTGAAACCTTGTAACATTAACTTACACTTGAAGTTAATATGTGTTTCCTTCCTCTTTTAAGATACATTTTtagagataagaggttttgttctgttaaATTCTTAAGAAGGGAAGCACTGACTAGACATGATATCATAATGAATGAATCCATAAATGAAACACAATTCATCAGAATTAACCAGGCTCATCTTGAGTGTTTTGCAATATGTgtaaactttgtttacatgctttgttttctttcagttttcagatgATTGTGATTGTGTAAATAAGAATGAAACAAAAAGTTTGTCCAAATACACTACAGCCTTGTTCTAGACAAGGGCTCTCTATCAGTAGAGCACATTCTTTATAACAAAGGTGGGAATTATACTTCATGCGTTACTGCCAGCTGTGGCAAAACTGTCCCTTGATTTCATGGGGAATTCTGATGGTAAAACACAGCATACATATCATTCTCTATTGACGTGTTTTTTGGTTCTGTTGGGTTTGAGgaatcattttaaaacacacacatcatctctGTGACTGAAACGAGCTCATTTAAAGGCTTTATCTAAATCATTGTTGaatttcttcttttcactttACCCAAAGAGgaggaaaatataaaaaaaacaatgatagGCTGAAAGTTTTTGAGGAATATAGTGGATTTTAGTCGTTGACAAGCTGAATGTTGTTGAATCCTGGCAATGTCTCTTCTCAGTTTCATTACTGCTCTCTTGAGTATTGCTATCATTTCTCAACACTGCCACTGACCAAGAAGTCCTGTTTAGCAGCATTCTTCATCCAAAGCATTATATGCATTTGCTGGAGGCACGGTGTTTACAACACGTacacatttctgaggagacGCCTGAGTTTGTGGATGGTGATGCAGATAATTCACTCATAAGTTAATGATCATAAGTCCTGTACAAAGTATAGAAAACATACTTATTACAATCATtagaaaaagttatttttacaaAACTATTTAGGCAAAAATAAACTCTTTGAAAAAAAAGGTTGTTCATGTTTAGAACATTCACtgcccagtccatacagtcctgTTTTGAGTTCATTGCCACTCAAACCATAAGTAgagatataaatatattttcactcaAACCATATGTGGACATGTAAATGCACTAAATGTCACTAAAGCTAATGCTTTTGCAGTTCCACTTGTTCAGACCactgcagtttagctctgcccattcgcATTTTAgcgtttcagcccagactgctttttgaataaggtgAAATACAGAGTATCCAATCAAAACACaggtaatttacatataccagtccCAGATACCCAGTaccaaaaacagcttgtttcatccatccatccatccattttctaagccgcttctccgtcagggtcgcggggggatgctggagcctatcccagcagtcttcgggcggaaggcaggatacaccctggacaggtcgccagtccatcgcagggcagacagacagacacagacaacaGCTTGTTTCATTCTAAAGAATAAATAGAgactggaaaatggtcatgtaaatcAGTTAAATTTATTAAATCAAAGGGGAATTACAtctctttttcaaaatttctgcaaaataagattgtaaggcaaattagtacccaaagaaaactttcttATTACTCCACGATTATCAACATTATGAAAAGCTCAGaactgtaggttcactggtcattttgaaaaaCCTCACTGAATGAAAACctcactgaatgactttgtttacatctcgaaGTTTGCACTGTGCAAAGCTTTTGATTCCTCTTTCATACAGTAAATGAAAGTCAATAAACTGTAACCAAATCAGATATTTAATACAGCTAGTTTTGAACGTAAACACTCGTAAATAGCGTGACGTGGAGCTCAGGTGTAACACATAACACGAGAAAAAAATGTAGGCCTTGGCTCATTGAAGTTTACTTTCCCTTAGGGCTCTGTCTCCCCCTGCTGGCCGAGAAGTGAAATTACTCACAGCTCCATTAGTTGGGTCTGAACAAGATCATACCCATCGATTGTGCTTTTTATGGGTATTAGTGAGTCTGTCATTTCGAGCGGCACGGAATGGAGTTACATGTGGTTAAATTTTCTTGCACCCAGCGCAAGTATTACTGTCTGTGGTCCTCTTCTCAGTGAAGGCGCTAGAAACAGATAATCCATTAACCTGCTAAACAATTTGCTCATCAGTGGTGCACACCAGACTCGAGGTTTCAGCTCATGCACCCTTGAAAACGGACCGTTCTGCCGGTTTGGTCTCAATTCTGTTTCTTCTGAGGACAAAAAAATGAGCCTGGCTTTCTGTCGCGCTCCCCGGAAAAACGCGGGCAGCCGCATGTCCAAGCTGCTGGATGCAGAAGAAGAGGACGAGTTCTACAAGACCACCTATGGAGGCTTCAATGACGTGAGGGGCCTCGTTTTCAGGCTGGCTCGTAATTGTTAGGTGTCCTGCTGTCGGCTGGAAATAGTGAATCTGTGCAGGGTGTCCAGTACACTAGCCCGCAGCATGTTAAACCTCTCAGAGGTTCTCAGAGCTAAAGACACACTGCAGGAACTCTGTAGAACTTGTAGAACTACTGATACAACTGGCCTGGCTGTCCGTTTAGTACAACCGAGCGTCCGAACAAATAAATACTTCATAGATTATTGCATTTATGTTTTGGAAATAATGTCTGTGCACACACTggctatatgtccaaaagtttgtagacaactgtttcttctgaaatcaggcATGTTGACTGCGATTTTCCTCCTGCACTTATCTGAGAAGACTTGTTGGGTTATtgatgtgaggatttgattgcatttagccataagagtgaggtcaggtattgaTGTTAGATGATTAGTTTAGGATCACAAATCAGCATTCCAGCTTATCCCAAATACATTGGACGGTGATCcctcagagaacacagttctgctACTCCACATTCTGATCCCAGGGGaatttatacccctctagcggACGCTTGGGATTGGACATTGTGACCTTAGGcccatgtgtggctgctccagagcatcctgtTCTATTAGCAGTGCTTTTCTTTAGAGATCATACAAGCAGTGTGTGCAcaattgaacacctgtgtcagcagtgagtGCACTTTAAAGTAGCTAAAATTCACCAGTTATAagaggtgtctggatacttttggacatatacaGAGTAAGATCAATACATGTCATATAAGCTTTGTCATATGTGATTGCTGTAGGAGTCTGGAGATGATGAGTACAAAGGAGACCTTTCAGACACAGAGGATGAGGTGGACAGTGACTTTGATATTGATGAGGGAGAAGAACCTGACAGCGAGCAGGAGGAGGACGGACCTCGCAGGAAGAGCAGAGTTGTAACTAAGGCCTACAAGGTGTTGTGTATTTAACACAttgattcatatatatatatatatatatatatatatatatatatatatatatatatgatacaaTGCATAAGTACAGATTAAGGATCCGTAGGAGATTAAGATACAGATCCACCTAATTGCTTGTATTTGGTCAGGAGCCCATTAAAGCTGTGAAACCTAAGCCTAAGCCAAAGAAGCTGAGTGAGCTGCCCAGGAGAGTAGACAAGATCAAGACTGAGAAGCACAAAACTCTCGAGCTCCAGGATGACATCAGTAAGAGTGAGACTCTGTCTGCTTTAATGTCACAGAATACTTCATATACTTTCCTGAAAACCTTTTCCGAAGCGAAGCACTAGGAAAGCTGGGTGAAACTTTGCTTGAACACTACTGAGCAATGTTGAAATAATTGTGCCATAAACAcatcatggcagatgtcatgtGCTGTTATTAGTCATCATGACAGGTCATGTCCAGTAATATAATGgtaaagtaatgtatgtttccGTTACCATTAATCATCATTACAGATGTCAAAATGTTTCATGTCGCAACATCTAACTAGAGTACACAGCTCATGACAGCTTATGACGtctgacatgtttatggcatggttatatcagtgttatgtagccgtgctcaagtaaagtgttaccaaaagttGTTTGAACATTACACTGAATCTTCAgaatgcactcttaaaaaaggaaaaaacggttcttcaaggAGTCATTAGTTATGTTTAGAAGATGACATTACCTGTTATTGTTTAAGGCATACACATCACGTTTAACTACATGAAAGCTTGTTGATGAGGGTGGATTTTTCATGTGGGTCAAGGAAAGTTTAAGAAGACAAGAGGAACAGGTCAAGGTTAGATGTAATTAAAAGCTTTCAAGTAGCAGTCTGTCCATAGACCAGAAACGACTGTGATTGCAAAAGTAAGTGAGATGTGACATGGTGCTGTTTTTCTATCTCAGACAGGAAGTCTGTGCGGCAGTCCACTACCGAGCACACACGGCTAACCTACCTGCGACTGCAGGAGCGGCAGGTGGCTCCTCGTCGCAAGAAGGGCACTCGCCATGAGCGTCCTTTGACTCAGGCAGAACTTCTAGCTGAGGCCAAGGTTACAGCAGAGATTAACCTACGCTCACTGGGTGAGAAGGACACATATGTCATAGTAATTTCCCGAGCAATTCACTGTAGTGTTACACTAGAAGTGAGATTGTATGataattttaatgtaatgttcaTTTCTAATGCAATGCTTTGTGTTACTAAGAAGTCTAAAGCCAGGCTATTCAACTCCAATCCTGGAGGGCTGGCGTCCAATAGAGTCTGGTGATTtttctgctcaaacacacctctTTCAACTCCTCTGTTAATTGCCAGCTTTATGTTTGAGTGAGGGAGTTATCAAACTGTGCTAGACATAGGCCTTCCAGGCATGGACTTATACCTCTACGTGCCAACGTAAAATTATGTCCAATGAAATAAACATAGAATAAGATATAAAATAGACAGTGCACAAACAACCTGcaagtttttttatttcattatttttatattattttatatcattatttCTAGCAATGTAATTACTCACAGTGTATGAGGCTTTTCCATGACACTCAATAGCATCTCCAGTCTGGTGATTAAGGCTTCACTTACTCACTCTGAAGTGTTAGAAttagaatcaagctttattggccaggtatgctatgcatacaaggaatttggttttggttacaggagctgacagtgcacagtatcaggcATTCCCATGtaaaaacacattagcaacAGGAAACACGCTTAAGTTATCTTCAGAGTATGCTGCCACAGAGTCATTTATAAGTCTAAGAGGCATGTATGCCAAATGGGGAGAAAGGagcattctctctttttttaaagcCTATTTTTGCAGTCATTTACAAACCAATTTGTTTGATGATGACATATTGAACTTCTGTTGTTCATGTTACTTGTTAAATGTAGAAAACTATGAGCGTCTGGAGGCAGATAAGAAGAAGCAAGTCCACAAAAAGCGCCAGTGTGTGGGCCCAGTCATCCGCTACCACTCTGTATTGATGCCTCTGGTGTCCGACCCCTCTTTCAAAGAAGAGAATGTGGATGTGGAGGGGTAAGATTTTGCCTCAGCTTGTCTAATTACTGCTTTACTAGTGGAATCTTTCATTTCATTCGCAAATAAGTGATCCTGTTTACTCCTGGCTATTTTATGTATCCTGGTCATTTTATGCATTACACAGATGTTCTAAAACTGTAGATACATCCTTCTCTACACATTTGATAACCAAATCCCCTTTCAATGAACTGTGTCATACTGCACATGTACCATGACTGCAGTGAGTAAACATAGACTGCCAAATTTGGCTCCTTCCTCTAAGTTCAACAGTAAACAACACTGCAAAATATTTGTGGGGGCAACGGTCTTTTGCATAAAACAGGAAAAACCAGACACAACTGCCGAGAGTAAAGGCGTATTTTTTAAATCTTATCAGAATGCAGTCTATGTGTGAGTTGCATGTAGTTTGCATGGAGTCTGTTATATTAAAAGACACAGTTAGTTACTTGCCACTCTAATCTTTTATAGGTTGGACCAGGACCCCCAGCAGTCTCTTCCTGGCTCTGGATCTGGAGCTGCAGTAATGTCCCAGTCTGAGGCAACCCTCTCTGGCCAACCAGTGTCCATCTCTGCTCCCCCACCACCAGGAGGCGGCAGGTGCTCTCGCACCTACATCACCTTCAGTGATGAGGACACCTTCCAGTCCTACTTTCCTAAGACCTCCGCCCCACGCGTCCCTGTCAAAGAAGTGTGCCCAGTCACTCACAAACCAGCCTTGTACCGCGACCCCATTACAGACATTCCATATGCCAACGTGAGAGCCTTCAAGATTATCCGTGAGGCCTATAAGAAGTATGTGGCAGCACATGGCCTGCCATGCCCTGGCACTACTCTTCCAGCAGAGCCCACTGCCAAGAGCCTGCGGCAGAAGATTGTCATCAAACAAGGCATATGAGGATACATGGATAGAGACAGATATcagaaaaaacaaggaaaagcTGAATTTTTCTGAAACCTAATATGCTTGCCCTGTTTTTCCTGCAGCCTCAAGCTAATCATTAGTTAAGAAAGTACATTTAATGTTTACAAACATCACTTTAAGTATAATTTGAACTGCACTGACCCCATGAAAGGTTGGACGGGAGTGTTAAAcaagaatttattttttaacctgtcatacAGGTAAGTCCACAATGAGCTGCAGGCTGTCACTTCAATCTCTGTCACATATTTCAAAATCACATACTTGTTCGCTGTCTGGGAACCGTGCACT includes these proteins:
- the vps72b gene encoding vacuolar protein sorting-associated protein 72 homolog yields the protein MSLAFCRAPRKNAGSRMSKLLDAEEEDEFYKTTYGGFNDESGDDEYKGDLSDTEDEVDSDFDIDEGEEPDSEQEEDGPRRKSRVVTKAYKEPIKAVKPKPKPKKLSELPRRVDKIKTEKHKTLELQDDISKNRKSVRQSTTEHTRLTYLRLQERQVAPRRKKGTRHERPLTQAELLAEAKVTAEINLRSLENYERLEADKKKQVHKKRQCVGPVIRYHSVLMPLVSDPSFKEENVDVEGLDQDPQQSLPGSGSGAAVMSQSEATLSGQPVSISAPPPPGGGRCSRTYITFSDEDTFQSYFPKTSAPRVPVKEVCPVTHKPALYRDPITDIPYANVRAFKIIREAYKKYVAAHGLPCPGTTLPAEPTAKSLRQKIVIKQGI